In Gossypium arboreum isolate Shixiya-1 chromosome 6, ASM2569848v2, whole genome shotgun sequence, the following are encoded in one genomic region:
- the LOC108489962 gene encoding bifunctional purple acid phosphatase 26 yields the protein MKSLLFQLILASFVLSNFDNNVNAGHTSVFVRKEWPSEDIPLDHEVFAVPTGHNAPQQVHITQGDYDGKAVIISWVTPDEPGSSKVQYGTLKGKYEFTAEGKMTNYTFYKYNSGYIHHVLVDGLEYDTKFYYKIGTGDSAREFWFQTPPKIGPDVPYKFGIIGDLGQTYNSLSTLEHYMQSGAQTVLFVGDLSYADRYQYNDVGIRWDSWGRFVEKSTAYHPWIWSAGNHEIEYMPYMDEVVPFKSYLQRHPTPHLSCKSSSPMWYAIRRASAHIIVLSSYSPFVKYTPQYEWLSEELKKVDREKTPWLIVLMHMPIYNSNEAHFMEGESMRAVFEEWFVHHRVDVIFAGHVHAYERSYRISNIRYNVSSGERYPVPDKSAPVYITVGDGGNQEGLAGRFLDPQPEYSAFREASYGHSTLEIQNRTHAFYHWNRNDDGKKVATDSFVLHNQYWSSNLRRRKLKKHHLSSVLKRIASY from the exons ATGAAGTCTTTGCTTTTTCAACTTATATTGGCATCTTTTGTTCTCTCGAACTTTGACAATAATGTGAATGCTGGTCACACAAGTGTCTTTGTTCGGAAGGAATGGCCATCGGAAGACATCCCTCTTGATCATGAAGTATTTGCTGTTCCCACAGGTCATAATGCACCACAACAA GTGCATATAACACAAGGAGATTATGATGGGAAAGCTGTAATTATCTCATGGGTCACCCCTGATGAACCTGGGTCCAGCAAAGTACAGTATGGAACATTAAAGGGAAAATATGAATTTACTGCAGAGGGGAAGATGACAAACTACACCTTTTATAAATACAATTCTGGCTATATTCATCATGTTCTTGTTGATGGTCTTGAG TATGATACCAAGTTCTATTACAAGATTGGAACTGGTGATTCTGCACGAGAATTTTGGTTTCAAACACCTCCTAAGATCGGTCCAGATGTTCCTTACAAATTTGGAATCATTG GTGATTTGGGTCAGACATATAATTCACTGTCCACCCTTGAGCATTACATGCAGAGTGGAGCACAAACTGTCTTGTTTGTAGGAGATCTTTCTTATGCTGATAGATATCAGTATAATGATGTTGGTATAAGATGGGATTCATGGGGTCGCTTTGTTGAGAAAAGTACTGCATATCATCCTTGGATCTGGTCTGCTGGGAATCATGAAATAGAATACATGCCTTACATG GATGAAGTTGTCCCTTTTAAGTCCTATCTCCAACGGCACCCTACACCTCATTTGTCTTGTAAAAGCAGCAGCCCAATGTGGTATGCTATTAGACGTGCATCTGCTCATATCATTGTGCTATCGAGCTACTCTCCATTTG TGAAATACACACCTCAATATGAGTGGCTTAGTGAAGAATTAAAGAAGGTTGACCGGGAGAAGACTCCTTGGCTTATTGTCCTTATGCATATGCCAATCTACAATAGCAATGAAGCACATTTCATGGAGGGTGAAAGTATGCGAGCAGTCTTTGAAGAATGGTTCGTCCACCACAGAGTTGATGTAATCTTTGCTGGTCATGTCCATGCTTATGAAAGATCT TATCGAATCTCAAATATAAGGTACAATGTATCAAGTGGCGAACGTTACCCTGTACCAGACAAATCAGCTCCAGTTTACATCACTGTCGGAGATGGTGGAAATCAAGAAGGTCTAGCTGGAAG ATTTTTAGATCCCCAACCAGAGTATTCTGCATTCCGAGAAGCTAGTTATGGTCATTCGACACTGGAGATCCAAAATAGGACACATGCATTCTACCATTGGAACCGCAATGATGATGGGAAAAAAGTGGCAACTGACTCGTTTGTATTACACAATCAGTACTG GTCAAGCAATCTGAGACGAAGAAAACTGAAGAAGCATCATTTGAGTAGCGTGCTTAAGCGTATTGCTTCTTATTGA